The Mucilaginibacter mallensis genome has a segment encoding these proteins:
- a CDS encoding FAD-dependent oxidoreductase — MSLPIIFCIDDDAHVLRALTRDLKSSYRNSYRILGTTIIKEGIDSLLELKNKGETIAMFLSDQRMPEMEGVAFLEKAMKFYPEAKRVLITAYADTEAAIKAINTVQLDYYLVKPWDPPEEKLYPVIDGLLDDWQNKYRPGFTGIRVVGYQYSQLSHEIKDFLAGNLVPYQWLDIQANDEGQILLKLNSLDIKDLPVVFFEDGSYLIRPSIAAIASKINLNPELKNDMYDVVIIGAGPAGLAAGVYGASEGLKTLLIERRAPGGQAGTSSRIENYLGFPSGISGSELTRRAMTQAARLGTEFLSPKSVEAIEQNDGYKKVRFEDGGCVDTRSVVITTGVDYRKLETLGISDFTGAGIYYGAAMTEATACKDQEVYVVGGGNSAGQAAMYLSKFAKNVYILVRKEDLTSTMSAYLIDQIKETTNIYVKGKTEIAQAIGSDRLEQLVLCNVDTHEKQTCPAAALYIFIGAKPFTEWLKLDIIKDDKGFLETGRMLKNYDGFNKIWKQAREPYSLETSCPGIFAAGDVRSGAMNRVASAVGEGSMAISFVHKYLAEVK; from the coding sequence ATGAGCCTTCCTATTATATTTTGTATTGATGATGATGCCCACGTACTGCGCGCGCTTACCCGCGATTTAAAAAGCAGCTACCGCAATAGCTACCGCATACTGGGTACAACCATAATTAAGGAGGGTATTGATAGTTTGCTGGAACTTAAAAATAAAGGCGAAACCATTGCCATGTTCCTTTCAGACCAGCGCATGCCCGAAATGGAGGGTGTAGCCTTCCTGGAAAAGGCAATGAAATTTTATCCTGAAGCAAAGCGTGTACTGATTACCGCTTATGCTGATACGGAAGCAGCTATAAAAGCTATCAATACTGTTCAGTTGGATTATTACCTGGTAAAGCCATGGGATCCGCCTGAAGAAAAATTATACCCGGTTATTGATGGTTTATTGGACGACTGGCAAAATAAATACCGCCCCGGCTTTACAGGCATCAGGGTGGTGGGTTATCAATACTCTCAGCTATCGCACGAGATCAAAGACTTTTTAGCGGGTAACCTGGTGCCTTACCAATGGCTGGATATCCAGGCTAATGACGAGGGGCAAATCTTGCTGAAGCTAAATAGCTTGGATATTAAAGACCTGCCAGTGGTGTTTTTTGAGGATGGATCATATCTCATCAGGCCAAGTATTGCAGCTATCGCCAGCAAAATAAACCTTAACCCTGAGCTGAAGAACGATATGTATGATGTGGTGATCATTGGCGCTGGTCCTGCGGGATTGGCTGCCGGGGTTTACGGTGCATCCGAAGGTTTAAAAACATTGTTGATTGAGCGCCGTGCGCCGGGAGGCCAGGCCGGCACCAGCAGCAGGATTGAGAACTATTTAGGTTTCCCATCAGGCATAAGCGGGTCAGAACTTACCCGCCGCGCCATGACACAGGCTGCACGTTTGGGTACGGAGTTTTTATCGCCAAAATCGGTAGAGGCTATCGAGCAAAATGATGGTTATAAAAAAGTACGGTTTGAGGACGGTGGTTGCGTGGATACACGTAGTGTTGTAATTACCACTGGGGTTGATTACCGCAAATTGGAAACCCTGGGCATCTCGGATTTCACAGGCGCAGGTATCTATTACGGTGCCGCCATGACCGAAGCTACTGCCTGCAAAGATCAGGAAGTTTATGTAGTTGGCGGTGGTAATTCGGCGGGGCAGGCAGCAATGTACCTCTCCAAATTTGCTAAAAACGTATATATACTGGTGCGCAAGGAAGATTTGACGAGCACCATGTCAGCCTACCTTATCGACCAGATAAAGGAAACCACCAATATATATGTAAAAGGCAAAACCGAAATTGCGCAGGCCATAGGGTCAGACAGGCTGGAACAATTGGTTTTATGTAATGTAGATACCCACGAAAAGCAAACCTGCCCGGCAGCGGCCCTGTATATATTTATAGGGGCAAAGCCTTTTACCGAATGGCTCAAACTGGATATTATTAAAGATGATAAAGGCTTTTTGGAGACCGGCCGTATGCTCAAAAACTACGATGGCTTTAATAAAATATGGAAACAAGCCCGTGAGCCATATTCGTTAGAAACAAGTTGCCCAGGTATTTTTGCCGCCGGTGATGTACGCTCAGGTGCGATGAACAGGGTGGCATCGGCAGTTGGCGAGGGTTCAATGGCTATTAGTTTTGTACATAAATATTTGGCGGAGGTGAAATAA
- a CDS encoding thioredoxin family protein: MSFTYTHQLIDSAYTYTAYRQKLDEMLSLPPADAIAEKVRPHIINNIKLMEEYDHSYQVFDSLKAALEKAPATTWLVLTEGWCGDAAFNVPMLHVIEKAIPEKVKLRVLFRDSNLDVMDDNLTDGGRSIPKMVVLSEDLQVLGHWGPRPAELQTLLKAWKGEGLTLHDIIPRVHAWYNANKTYTLQTELKTLIELYS, encoded by the coding sequence ATGTCGTTTACCTATACACATCAGCTAATTGATAGCGCATATACTTATACCGCTTACAGGCAAAAGCTGGATGAAATGCTATCCTTACCACCAGCGGACGCGATAGCCGAAAAAGTGAGGCCGCACATTATCAATAATATAAAGCTGATGGAAGAATATGACCATAGCTACCAGGTTTTCGACAGCTTAAAGGCAGCGCTTGAAAAAGCGCCTGCCACTACATGGCTGGTACTTACCGAAGGTTGGTGCGGCGATGCCGCCTTTAATGTGCCCATGCTGCATGTTATTGAAAAAGCCATACCTGAGAAAGTAAAGCTGCGTGTGTTGTTTCGTGATAGCAACCTGGATGTGATGGATGACAATCTAACCGATGGCGGCCGTTCTATACCAAAAATGGTGGTGTTGAGTGAAGATCTGCAGGTGCTTGGCCATTGGGGCCCAAGGCCTGCCGAACTGCAAACCCTGCTGAAAGCGTGGAAAGGTGAAGGCTTAACCCTGCACGATATCATCCCACGGGTGCATGCCTGGTACAATGCCAATAAAACATATACCCTGCAAACGGAATTAAAAACGCTGATTGAATTGTATAGCTAA
- a CDS encoding VOC family protein, translating into MKKVTGIGGIFFKCDDPQKMQDWYAQNLGLPVEKYGTMFKWRDADDPDKEGTTVWSPFKNDTKYFEPSKKDFMINYRVENIEALVEQLKTDGVTIIDEIATYDYGKFVHILDPEGNSIELWEDI; encoded by the coding sequence ATGAAAAAAGTAACCGGTATAGGCGGCATCTTCTTTAAATGCGATGATCCGCAGAAAATGCAAGACTGGTATGCCCAAAATCTGGGCCTGCCAGTTGAAAAATACGGAACCATGTTCAAATGGAGAGACGCAGATGATCCGGATAAAGAGGGAACTACTGTTTGGAGCCCTTTTAAAAACGACACCAAATATTTTGAGCCTTCGAAAAAAGATTTCATGATCAATTACCGTGTCGAGAATATTGAAGCCTTGGTAGAACAGCTAAAAACTGACGGTGTAACCATTATTGATGAGATAGCTACTTACGATTACGGCAAATTTGTCCATATCCTCGATCCCGAAGGAAACAGCATCGAGCTTTGGGAAGACATTTAG
- a CDS encoding polysaccharide deacetylase family protein: MTLKWLIPVVLLLSFNAQAQKKIKWPNHKKAVIVLTYDDALDSQLNTAVPQLESAGLKATFFLTGDINSVTIPKWRALSKRGFELGNHTIYHPCSSSDDNPVASETYTLGAIVREIEIMNNYLFAIDGKATHTFAYPCTETTVGHGQDYSDSLRKYGLVKYARIGGDVDDGVITDFKHLDLMKIPSYGLEDNTPGEKLIDFVKRVKKSGGMGIFMIHGVGGDYITTSTKAHRELITYLKNNKKDIWITTFQQAMDYAVAASKTN, translated from the coding sequence ATGACATTAAAGTGGCTTATTCCGGTTGTCCTATTATTGAGTTTTAACGCACAGGCACAAAAAAAAATTAAATGGCCAAATCATAAAAAGGCGGTTATTGTGCTTACTTATGATGACGCGCTTGATTCGCAATTGAATACGGCGGTACCCCAACTGGAATCGGCGGGATTAAAGGCAACGTTTTTTTTAACCGGGGATATTAACAGCGTAACTATACCCAAATGGCGGGCGCTGAGCAAAAGGGGCTTTGAGTTGGGTAATCATACTATCTATCACCCCTGCTCAAGCAGCGATGATAATCCGGTTGCATCTGAAACTTATACCCTCGGCGCTATAGTGCGCGAAATTGAGATCATGAATAATTATTTATTTGCTATAGATGGCAAAGCGACCCACACCTTTGCCTACCCGTGTACAGAAACAACTGTAGGCCACGGACAAGATTATTCGGACTCGTTACGTAAATATGGCCTGGTGAAATATGCGCGCATTGGAGGCGATGTTGATGATGGTGTGATCACAGATTTTAAACACCTCGACCTGATGAAAATACCATCCTACGGACTGGAAGATAATACCCCCGGCGAGAAGCTAATTGACTTTGTAAAGCGCGTAAAGAAAAGCGGTGGCATGGGTATTTTCATGATCCATGGTGTAGGCGGCGATTATATCACCACATCAACCAAAGCACACAGGGAATTGATTACTTATCTTAAAAATAATAAAAAAGATATTTGGATAACCACCTTTCAGCAGGCTATGGATTACGCGGTAGCAGCCAGCAAAACTAATTAA
- a CDS encoding metallophosphoesterase family protein, with protein sequence MKRRSFLAKSIIGGVSMTGIGTLQPVFSKPNEKLAKGKALITIGICTDLHHDLIPDGEARLQAFINEMNELKPDFIIQMGDFCVPKPANQPLMDVWNQFKGDKYHVIGNHDVDGGFTQDQVLSFWNAKDKYYSFDRNGYHFIVLNGNERPSGDTSKGYPRSITETQRNWLKQDIDSTKLPVIVFCHQGIDNDMEGIKEGSMVRLVFERANLKAGFKKVQLVLSGHNHEDYLNTYNNVHYLQVNSASYQFSHLKDNGYDFALTKDPLWAVLTIYDNGTIHVKGK encoded by the coding sequence ATGAAAAGGCGCAGTTTCCTGGCAAAATCCATAATTGGCGGTGTAAGTATGACCGGTATAGGCACATTACAACCGGTTTTCAGTAAACCTAATGAAAAATTGGCCAAAGGAAAAGCTTTAATTACAATTGGTATTTGTACCGATCTGCACCACGACCTTATTCCTGATGGAGAAGCGCGCTTACAGGCATTTATTAATGAAATGAATGAATTAAAGCCGGATTTCATTATACAAATGGGCGACTTTTGCGTACCCAAACCCGCAAATCAGCCATTAATGGATGTATGGAACCAGTTTAAAGGCGATAAATACCACGTTATTGGCAATCATGATGTTGACGGTGGCTTTACACAAGACCAGGTGCTCAGTTTTTGGAATGCGAAAGACAAATATTATTCGTTCGATAGAAACGGTTACCACTTTATTGTTTTAAACGGGAATGAAAGGCCATCGGGCGATACATCCAAAGGTTACCCTCGTTCAATAACAGAAACTCAGCGCAACTGGCTTAAGCAGGATATTGACAGCACCAAATTGCCGGTAATAGTTTTTTGCCACCAGGGAATAGACAATGACATGGAGGGCATAAAAGAAGGCAGCATGGTTCGCCTTGTTTTTGAAAGGGCAAATCTGAAAGCTGGTTTTAAAAAAGTACAACTCGTGCTAAGCGGCCATAACCACGAAGATTATCTGAATACCTATAATAATGTACATTACCTGCAGGTGAATAGTGCATCGTACCAATTCTCCCATTTAAAAGATAACGGCTACGATTTTGCATTAACCAAAGATCCGCTTTGGGCCGTGCTGACCATATACGACAATGGCACTATACATGTAAAGGGAAAATAA
- a CDS encoding LacI family DNA-binding transcriptional regulator: MVKKPATIKEIAKALNISISTVSRALHDHPSIGLVTKMRIKQLAKELNYEPNQTAIFFQKGKSYNIGVILPELSEAFFSTAVSGIEDTANKRNYTVLLAQSHDNEETERKLVAKMKNQRVDGMLISVTKNTSSYDHFEVFRKSNIPVVFFDRIPSLQNIHSVACNMETGTFEAVSFLLKRGHRVIGMINGPTTLYATGERREGYIQALIKNRLKFDPSLLVNCDLTEAGTIGAMQELLSNKRKPTAIVTFNDYVALFAIRYARSQDIAINEELTFVSYANLPLINYMDYVPVASVEQFPYLQGQKATDILIDLLNNPVKDDAKQAYYNITVESQLVINEKATI; the protein is encoded by the coding sequence ATGGTAAAGAAACCGGCAACTATAAAGGAGATCGCTAAAGCATTAAATATCTCAATTTCTACCGTTTCCCGCGCGCTGCATGATCATCCGAGCATTGGCTTGGTTACTAAAATGCGAATTAAACAGCTGGCAAAGGAGCTAAACTACGAACCAAATCAAACTGCGATCTTCTTTCAGAAAGGAAAATCATACAATATTGGGGTAATACTGCCCGAACTTTCCGAGGCATTTTTTTCAACAGCGGTAAGTGGTATTGAGGATACCGCGAACAAAAGGAATTATACTGTTCTGCTGGCACAATCACATGACAACGAAGAAACCGAACGCAAGCTGGTAGCCAAAATGAAAAATCAGCGGGTTGATGGTATGCTTATCTCTGTCACAAAAAATACATCATCTTACGACCATTTCGAGGTTTTTAGAAAATCAAATATTCCGGTAGTGTTTTTCGATAGGATACCATCCCTGCAAAACATACACAGCGTAGCCTGCAATATGGAAACCGGCACCTTTGAAGCGGTAAGCTTCCTGTTAAAGCGCGGCCATCGTGTTATTGGGATGATAAACGGTCCAACAACCTTATATGCCACCGGCGAACGCAGGGAAGGCTATATACAGGCGCTTATCAAAAACAGACTTAAATTTGATCCATCATTACTGGTTAATTGTGATTTAACAGAAGCGGGAACCATCGGCGCTATGCAGGAACTGCTCAGCAACAAGAGAAAGCCAACCGCCATTGTTACTTTTAATGATTATGTGGCGCTTTTCGCTATCCGTTACGCACGCTCACAAGATATTGCGATAAACGAGGAGCTTACCTTTGTAAGTTATGCCAATTTACCCCTCATTAATTACATGGACTATGTGCCTGTGGCTTCGGTTGAGCAATTCCCATACCTGCAGGGGCAAAAAGCTACCGATATCCTGATCGACCTGCTCAATAACCCTGTTAAGGATGATGCCAAACAGGCTTATTATAATATAACTGTAGAGTCGCAGTTAGTAATCAACGAAAAAGCTACGATTTAA
- a CDS encoding glycoside hydrolase family 31 protein: protein MKKLVLLIISLITVANSWAQVSTKNAKVFWKEDFNSSAGKFPDGWKNVDMSNTNGVEWIVTDQPYPGSYQYQQQAPPIASKSRGFYLQFQPGYMVDEDQPSWAKKKQYPDAWIQTRSINCSSHSSVILRFQQTFRYNDFNAAAGAGLYVGVSTDSLHWTDFDVKNNLPAAADMFNPINQEVNISKVAANQAKVFIRFYWKGYYSWYWMIDDISLAEGYKKDIAITNLTSNSENDNTFTHHDVLALSLKNTGIETISQDFKVTCLIDNKQTLTTTVVASAHPINPGEEISVKFPAADLLTRPLHSLVFAVKLDGDENPDNDHLEQKIYAKESYVGNVTGFKADKNEFDLSAGISKTKVIFYTDDIFRIWLAPDGEFTNPAGNDIVENYAIKNPQVKAIDKGTYYQLKSKECVLRVYKQPLRFALYDVTDTHKVWAETKPISFGAKTSQTMDRQPNEYFYGCGMQNGYFSHRDKDILIEKGNGWDDGGRANPAPFYMSTAGYGVFRNTFDVGVYSFKQNLKFTHNENRFDAFYFYGPSLKKILNGYTQITGRPFLMPRWALSLGDANCYNRGTKGYDTKNYVGSGINGTTPDVIKLVADKYVDNNMPRGWILPNDGYGCGYVKLDSTVAELHKRGFYTGLWTENGIDKIAREVGQSGTRLCKLDVAWVGPGYKFALDGCKAAYNGIENNSNARGFIWSVMGWAGTQKYSTVWSGDQSGNWEYIRFHIPTVIGSGLSAFNAATGDVDGIFRGSDSTYVRDLQWKCFTPVFMVMSGWAKKDKQPYIYGEPYTTINRKYLELKMRLTPYMYTYCAQAHETGVPTSRAMVLEFPNDPVTWGKQTQYQFMNGESFLVAPVYKSQAKRDSIYLPKGTWYDYWDGKAYTGNTWLNNYPAPLDKLPLFVKQGAIIPMYPAMNYDGEKRADSLTLEIYPYKKSSFNLYEDDGLTRDYREGAFAKTLIEVAAANDVQVSIHAAVGNYAGKYLQRVYVLDVHQAAAPKSVAVNGAPVKIYASADEFNRAKTGCYFDAGDKKGTVHIKTSWLKTDKDQLIKITN from the coding sequence ATGAAAAAACTGGTACTGCTTATAATTTCATTAATCACGGTTGCAAACTCATGGGCACAGGTGAGCACTAAAAATGCAAAAGTATTTTGGAAGGAGGATTTTAATTCAAGCGCGGGTAAATTTCCCGATGGCTGGAAGAATGTGGATATGAGCAATACCAATGGTGTGGAATGGATTGTAACAGATCAGCCTTATCCGGGTTCGTACCAATACCAACAACAGGCACCACCCATCGCTTCAAAAAGCCGTGGTTTTTACCTGCAATTTCAACCAGGTTATATGGTTGATGAAGATCAGCCAAGTTGGGCTAAAAAGAAACAATATCCTGATGCGTGGATACAAACCAGGAGTATAAACTGCTCATCACATTCATCCGTAATACTGCGCTTTCAGCAAACTTTTCGTTATAATGATTTTAACGCGGCAGCAGGTGCAGGCTTATATGTTGGTGTAAGTACCGATAGCCTTCACTGGACCGATTTTGATGTAAAGAATAACCTGCCGGCTGCTGCCGATATGTTCAACCCTATAAACCAGGAGGTGAATATCAGTAAAGTCGCGGCTAATCAGGCTAAAGTATTCATCCGCTTTTATTGGAAGGGCTATTATAGCTGGTATTGGATGATTGATGATATATCACTGGCAGAAGGTTATAAGAAAGACATCGCCATAACAAATTTAACCTCCAACAGCGAGAACGATAATACCTTTACGCACCATGATGTGTTGGCTTTAAGCCTGAAGAATACAGGTATTGAAACCATCAGCCAGGATTTTAAAGTTACTTGTTTGATTGATAATAAGCAGACATTAACAACCACGGTTGTCGCCAGCGCGCACCCTATTAATCCCGGTGAAGAGATCAGTGTGAAATTTCCAGCTGCCGACCTGTTAACAAGGCCATTGCACAGCCTGGTTTTTGCTGTTAAGCTGGATGGTGATGAAAATCCGGATAACGATCACCTCGAGCAAAAGATTTATGCCAAGGAATCATACGTAGGTAATGTAACCGGGTTTAAAGCAGATAAGAATGAGTTCGACCTGTCGGCAGGAATCTCAAAAACTAAGGTTATATTTTATACGGATGATATCTTCAGGATCTGGCTGGCACCTGATGGGGAGTTCACCAACCCTGCCGGGAATGATATAGTAGAGAATTATGCTATTAAAAATCCGCAGGTAAAAGCTATTGATAAAGGAACGTATTACCAGTTAAAAAGCAAGGAATGCGTGCTGAGGGTTTACAAACAGCCTTTGCGTTTTGCTTTATACGATGTTACCGATACCCACAAAGTATGGGCTGAAACCAAACCGATAAGCTTTGGCGCCAAAACATCGCAAACTATGGACAGGCAGCCTAACGAATACTTTTATGGCTGCGGTATGCAAAACGGTTATTTCTCGCACAGGGATAAAGATATATTAATTGAAAAAGGTAATGGCTGGGACGATGGTGGCAGGGCAAACCCGGCACCATTCTATATGTCGACAGCTGGTTATGGTGTTTTCAGGAACACGTTTGATGTAGGTGTATATTCCTTCAAACAAAATCTGAAATTCACCCACAATGAGAACCGTTTTGATGCCTTTTATTTCTACGGGCCATCGTTAAAGAAAATACTTAACGGTTATACCCAAATAACAGGCCGCCCATTTTTAATGCCACGCTGGGCACTTAGCCTGGGCGATGCCAATTGTTATAACCGAGGTACAAAAGGTTATGATACTAAAAATTACGTTGGCAGCGGCATAAATGGCACTACGCCAGATGTTATTAAGCTGGTGGCTGATAAATATGTAGATAACAACATGCCGCGCGGTTGGATATTGCCTAATGATGGCTACGGCTGCGGATATGTAAAGCTTGATTCGACAGTTGCAGAGCTGCATAAACGTGGTTTTTATACCGGCCTATGGACGGAAAACGGCATTGATAAAATAGCAAGAGAAGTTGGCCAGTCGGGCACACGTTTGTGTAAACTGGATGTGGCATGGGTTGGTCCGGGGTATAAATTTGCTTTGGATGGCTGTAAGGCCGCCTATAATGGTATTGAGAATAACAGCAACGCACGCGGCTTTATATGGAGCGTAATGGGCTGGGCTGGTACACAAAAATATTCAACAGTTTGGAGCGGCGATCAATCAGGCAACTGGGAGTATATCCGTTTCCATATCCCAACAGTGATTGGCTCGGGCTTATCAGCATTTAATGCGGCTACGGGCGATGTTGACGGTATTTTCAGGGGCAGTGATTCCACCTACGTGCGCGATCTGCAATGGAAATGCTTTACACCGGTATTTATGGTGATGAGTGGTTGGGCAAAAAAGGATAAACAACCTTATATTTACGGCGAACCTTACACAACCATCAATCGCAAGTACCTCGAGCTGAAAATGCGCCTAACACCTTATATGTATACTTATTGTGCCCAGGCGCATGAAACCGGTGTACCTACTTCAAGAGCCATGGTGCTGGAGTTTCCTAATGACCCGGTTACCTGGGGCAAACAAACACAATACCAGTTCATGAATGGCGAATCGTTTTTAGTGGCTCCGGTTTATAAAAGCCAGGCCAAAAGAGATAGCATCTACCTGCCAAAAGGTACCTGGTATGATTACTGGGACGGCAAGGCCTATACCGGTAACACCTGGTTAAATAATTACCCTGCTCCGTTGGATAAGTTGCCGCTATTTGTAAAACAAGGCGCTATCATCCCAATGTACCCCGCCATGAACTATGATGGCGAAAAGAGAGCCGACAGCTTAACACTGGAGATCTATCCATATAAAAAATCATCCTTTAACTTATATGAAGATGATGGCCTAACCCGCGATTACCGCGAAGGGGCATTTGCTAAAACTTTAATAGAGGTTGCAGCCGCTAATGATGTGCAGGTAAGCATACACGCTGCTGTGGGTAATTATGCAGGCAAATATCTGCAAAGGGTTTACGTGCTTGATGTTCATCAGGCCGCAGCACCTAAATCTGTTGCTGTTAATGGCGCGCCTGTGAAGATATATGCTTCGGCAGATGAATTTAACCGTGCAAAAACAGGATGTTATTTTGATGCCGGTGATAAAAAAGGAACTGTACACATAAAAACCAGCTGGTTAAAAACAGATAAAGATCAGCTTATAAAAATTACCAACTGA
- a CDS encoding phosphotransferase enzyme family protein, producing MLEKILQSFGMNAADYQIQFFGSGLINHTFKVSGRGEVYILQQINSDVFKSPEYIANNLTLIQDYLNKLYPDYLFVGPIPSISGDFLVESDGGKFYRLFPFVKGSQTINFISNEKQAFEAAKQFGKFTYLLKDFDPTALKYTLTDFHNLELRFEQFEAASRNATSERIAEAFEEIKEVYKHNNILQTYRTILANKEVPVRVIHHDTKISNVLFDEQQNGLCVIDLDTVMPGYFFSDVGDMMRTYLSPANEEETDFSKIHIREAIFSAICKGYLSELGSIFTEKEKQYFVFSGELMIYMQAVRFLTDYLNNDIYYGSKYPGHNLNRAKNQFKLLNEYVRSVGKFKKLIAQAENELYS from the coding sequence ATGCTTGAAAAGATATTACAAAGTTTTGGAATGAATGCAGCTGACTACCAGATCCAGTTTTTTGGGTCGGGGCTCATCAACCATACATTCAAAGTATCGGGCAGGGGAGAAGTATATATTCTACAACAAATAAACAGTGATGTTTTTAAGTCGCCGGAATATATTGCCAACAATTTAACGCTGATACAAGATTATCTGAATAAACTATACCCCGATTATTTATTTGTTGGGCCCATACCTTCCATCTCTGGTGATTTTTTAGTTGAATCGGATGGTGGTAAATTTTACAGGCTGTTCCCTTTTGTAAAGGGATCGCAAACCATCAATTTTATAAGTAACGAAAAACAGGCCTTTGAGGCAGCAAAGCAATTTGGCAAGTTCACTTATTTGCTTAAGGACTTTGATCCAACTGCACTTAAATATACGTTAACTGATTTTCATAACCTTGAGCTAAGGTTTGAGCAATTTGAAGCAGCCTCAAGAAATGCAACCAGCGAAAGAATCGCAGAAGCCTTCGAAGAGATAAAAGAGGTTTATAAGCACAATAACATCCTGCAAACCTACCGCACTATTTTAGCCAATAAGGAAGTGCCGGTAAGGGTTATCCATCATGATACCAAGATCAGTAATGTACTTTTTGATGAGCAGCAGAACGGCTTATGTGTTATTGACCTGGATACGGTAATGCCCGGCTATTTTTTCAGCGATGTGGGGGATATGATGCGTACCTATCTGTCGCCGGCTAACGAGGAAGAAACTGATTTTTCAAAGATCCACATCAGGGAAGCCATTTTTAGTGCGATTTGTAAGGGCTATTTGTCAGAACTTGGCAGTATATTTACCGAAAAGGAAAAGCAGTATTTTGTATTTTCGGGCGAGCTGATGATCTATATGCAGGCCGTCCGGTTTTTAACGGATTATTTGAATAATGATATTTACTACGGATCTAAATATCCGGGGCATAATTTAAACCGGGCAAAAAACCAGTTTAAATTGTTAAATGAATATGTAAGGAGCGTAGGAAAGTTCAAAAAGTTGATCGCGCAAGCAGAAAATGAACTTTATAGCTAA
- a CDS encoding carbohydrate-binding family 9-like protein has product MNVLNVPYVATALYNNSPDALSGIFSSIEPDKIANEPWPGTDIRPEVTFKMAYGDDALFLKFDVKEKHFRAVHKQINDAVYEDSCVEFFIGFEEEGAYYNFEFNALGTPLVGYGKGKERIWVDPSIVSTIKRTGLINVAEGDVLPHQWDLTVVIPFKVFHNHHITTLQDLKAWGNFYKCGDELAEQHFLCWNNIIADEPNFHLPQYFGELNFN; this is encoded by the coding sequence ATGAATGTATTGAATGTGCCTTATGTGGCAACTGCACTATATAATAATTCGCCGGATGCTTTATCCGGTATATTCTCATCAATAGAACCTGATAAAATAGCAAATGAGCCATGGCCGGGTACAGATATTAGGCCCGAGGTAACGTTTAAGATGGCTTATGGAGATGATGCCCTGTTTTTAAAGTTTGATGTAAAGGAAAAACATTTCAGGGCTGTTCACAAGCAAATAAATGATGCGGTGTATGAAGATAGTTGTGTTGAGTTCTTTATTGGGTTTGAAGAAGAAGGCGCGTACTACAACTTTGAATTCAATGCTCTTGGCACGCCACTAGTTGGCTATGGCAAAGGAAAAGAAAGGATTTGGGTTGATCCATCCATTGTAAGCACTATAAAAAGGACTGGGCTCATCAACGTTGCTGAGGGTGATGTTTTACCCCATCAGTGGGACTTAACGGTTGTTATCCCTTTTAAGGTGTTTCATAATCACCATATAACAACATTACAAGACCTTAAGGCCTGGGGGAACTTTTATAAATGTGGAGATGAACTTGCCGAACAACATTTTTTATGCTGGAATAATATTATAGCAGACGAACCGAACTTTCACCTGCCTCAATATTTCGGCGAACTGAATTTTAATTAA